A DNA window from Acidihalobacter prosperus contains the following coding sequences:
- a CDS encoding IS5 family transposase, translated as MRGADIHQDGLFSTVSPEQRVPKDHPLRPIRRMVDQALKELDADFDALYAHMGRDSIPPEKLLRAQLLMAFYTIRSERLLVEQIDYNLLFRWFVGFSMDDPVWHHSTFTKNRDRLLAGDVARTFFARVLDQARAADLLSSEHFSVDGTLIEALASHKSYRPRDEDAPPSGGGRNPTVDFRGQKRCRETHVSRTDPDALLYRKSEGTTAKLSYLGHLLMENRHGLIVESQTSQATGTAEREAGVELVDALGGSHRITLGADKNYDTQGFVAAMRGRNVTPHVAQNTAGRRSAIDGRTIGHPGYRTSLTIRKRIEECFGWLKTIAGLRKSRFVGREKLDFQFVLSAAAYNLVRMRNLGLAAC; from the coding sequence ATGCGCGGTGCCGACATACATCAGGATGGGCTGTTCAGCACGGTCAGCCCGGAGCAACGGGTGCCGAAGGACCATCCTCTGCGCCCGATCCGGCGGATGGTCGATCAAGCGCTCAAAGAACTCGACGCTGACTTCGATGCGCTGTATGCCCATATGGGCCGTGACTCGATCCCGCCGGAGAAGCTGCTGCGCGCGCAACTGTTGATGGCGTTCTACACCATCCGCAGCGAACGCCTGTTGGTCGAACAGATCGACTACAACCTGCTGTTTCGCTGGTTTGTGGGCTTTTCCATGGACGATCCGGTCTGGCACCACTCCACGTTTACCAAGAACCGTGACCGCCTGCTTGCAGGCGATGTGGCCCGCACCTTCTTCGCCCGGGTGCTGGATCAGGCCCGTGCGGCCGATCTGCTGTCTAGCGAACACTTCAGCGTCGATGGCACGTTGATCGAAGCGCTGGCCTCGCACAAGAGCTACCGGCCCCGGGACGAGGACGCGCCGCCGAGCGGTGGCGGGCGCAATCCCACGGTGGACTTTCGCGGGCAGAAGCGGTGTCGGGAAACGCACGTCTCCAGGACCGACCCGGATGCCTTGCTGTATCGCAAGAGCGAAGGCACGACCGCCAAGCTCAGCTACCTCGGACACCTGCTGATGGAAAACCGCCACGGCCTGATCGTCGAGTCGCAGACGAGCCAGGCCACCGGCACGGCCGAGCGCGAGGCCGGTGTCGAGCTTGTCGACGCGCTCGGCGGGAGCCACCGGATCACGCTGGGCGCGGACAAGAACTATGACACGCAAGGCTTTGTGGCGGCGATGCGTGGACGAAACGTCACGCCGCATGTGGCTCAGAACACGGCCGGGCGCCGCTCGGCCATCGACGGGCGCACCATCGGCCATCCCGGTTACCGAACCAGCCTGACGATCCGCAAGCGGATCGAAGAATGCTTCGGTTGGCTCAAGACCATTGCGGGTCTGCGCAAAAGTCGGTTTGTCGGACGCGAGAAACTGGATTTCCAGTTTGTGCTCAGCGCGGCGGCCTACAACCTGGTGCGGATGCGCAATCTGGGACTGGCAGCATGTTGA
- a CDS encoding C39 family peptidase: MPIAPQSRKRLFASLCPLVMAGAVTVAMPVASPAANIGFAGVLPGGSGLYHKPVVSLKEAKYNGLIRQHTDFSCGAAALATILKYAYGQPVSEADVLKGLFTVSDESMVRQRGFSLLDIKRYVGSLGYRGRGYRIPLPALEHVRIPTLILLDINGYQAVEKVL, encoded by the coding sequence ATGCCCATAGCGCCACAAAGCCGGAAACGCCTGTTCGCGAGTTTGTGTCCGCTGGTCATGGCGGGTGCGGTGACGGTAGCCATGCCGGTTGCGTCGCCGGCGGCCAATATCGGCTTTGCGGGTGTGCTGCCCGGCGGGAGCGGGCTTTATCACAAGCCCGTGGTCAGTCTCAAGGAAGCGAAGTACAACGGCCTGATACGCCAGCATACGGATTTCAGCTGCGGGGCCGCCGCGCTTGCGACCATCCTTAAATATGCCTATGGGCAGCCGGTCAGTGAAGCGGATGTTCTCAAGGGGCTTTTCACGGTTTCGGATGAAAGCATGGTCAGGCAGCGCGGTTTTTCATTGCTCGACATCAAGCGTTACGTCGGCAGCCTGGGCTACCGCGGACGCGGATACCGAATTCCATTGCCGGCGCTGGAACACGTCAGGATACCGACATTGATTCTGCTCGATATCAACGGCTACCAGGCTGTTGAAAAAGTCCTGTAA